One Mya arenaria isolate MELC-2E11 chromosome 5, ASM2691426v1 genomic window carries:
- the LOC128234467 gene encoding fibrillin-3-like isoform X3: MYAKVLFLCSVGILYIRGCEGGYCTQYTTCSYSCYRKTTYYTSCGWLWLSRCRRYRSASDTCYKQCSQSSKCCTGYNGLNCAQPICYGSNSCPNGGTCTAPDTCRCRTGFSGTKCSDINECSSGTASCSQACINTQGSFRCSCRSGYWLSSDGRTCYDINECSSGRARCNHTCINTQGSFRCSCRSGYNLSSDGRTCSDVNECSSGTARCNHTCINTQGSFRCSCRSGYNLSSDGRSCSDVNECSSGTARCNHTCINTQGSFRCSCRSGYNLSSDGRTCSDVNECSSGTARCNHTCINTQGSFRCSCRSGYNLSSDGRTCSDVNECSSGTARCSHTCTNTEGSFRCSCRSGYSLSGDGRTCSDIDECSSSAARCDHTCTNTLGSFTCTCRSGYSLSNDGRTCSDINECSSGTARCNHTCTNTQGSFRCSCRSGYNLASDGRTCSDINECTSGTAVCNHTCTNTQGSFTCSCRSGYSLSSDGKTCSDIDECSSGTARCNNTCSNTQGSFSCSCLSGYILSSNGKTCSDIDECSSGIARCSHTCTNTQGSFTCSCRSGYRVSSDGRTCSEIDECSSGTARCNHICTNTQGSYTCSCRSGYSLASDGRSCSDIDECSSGTARCSHTCTNTLGSFTCSCRSGYSLSSDGRSCSDVNECSSGTAGCNHTCTNTQGSFTCSCKSGYSLSSDLKRCLDIDECSSGTASCNHTCTNTQGSFRCYCRSGYTLASDDRKCYDIDECSSGIARCSHTCTNTQGSFTCSCRSGYRLSSDGRTCSEIDECSSGTARCNHICTNTQGSYTCSCRSGYSLASDGRSCSDIDECSSGTARCSHTCTNTLGSFTCSCRSGYSLSSDGRSCSDVNECSSGTAGCNHTCTNTQGSFTCSCKSGYSLSSDLKRCLDIDECSSGTASCNHTCTNTQGSFRCSCRSGYTLASDDRKCYDIDECSFGTARCNQTCTNTQGLFKCSCGNGYTLANDDRSCFDIDECSFGTARCNHTCTNTQGSFSCSCTSGFTLANDSRTCYDDDECNDETHLCDHLCANEEGAYSCSCKTGYSLNTNNRTCSEMTSPTGMALTASLTSSGTIVAVVVAVIVFLAIRRCRSKLGTKTDHRVSYNNGGVVSFERLRAHTNQMSEYTENPYTSLSGVADYCAAQDKCQDNTDLSTDGMDNPTYDG, encoded by the exons ATGTATGCAAAAGTGTTGTTTCTTTGTAGTGTTGGTATTTTATACATACg TGGATGTGAAGGCGGTTATTGTACTCAGTACACTACATGTTCATACAGTTGTTACCGTAAAACTACCTACTACACAAGTTGTGGCTGGTTGTGGCTGTCAAGATGTAGAAGATACAG ATCGGCTTCAGATACCTGCTACAAGCAGTGCAGTCAAAGCAGCAAGTGTTGTACCGGATATAACGGGTTGAATTGCGCTCAAC CAATCTGTTACGGATCAAACAGTTGCCCAAATGGCGGAACATGTACAGCCCCAGACACGTGCAGATGTCGTACTGGATTTTCCGGAACAAAATGTTCAG ATATTAACGAATGTAGTTCCGGCACAGCGAGCTGTAGCCAAGCATGTATCAACACACAAGGTTCATTCAGGTGCTCTTGTAGAAGCGGTTATTGGTTATCGAGCGACGGCAGAACATGTTATG ATATAAACGAGTGTAGTTCTGGCAGAGCGAGATGTAACCACACATGTATAAACACACAAGGATCGTTCAGATGCTCATGTAGAAGCGGCTATAACTTATCAAGCGATGGCAGAACATGTTCAG ACGTTAACGAATGTAGTTCCGGCACAGCGAGATGTAACCACACATGTATAAACACACAAGGATCGTTCAGATGCTCATGTAGAAGCGGCTATAACTTATCAAGCGACGGCAGATCATGTTCAG ACGTTAACGAATGTAGTTCCGGCACAGCGAGATGTAACCACACATGTATAAACACACAAGGATCGTTCAGATGCTCATGTAGAAGCGGCTATAACTTATCAAGCGATGGCAGAACATGTTCAG ACGTTAACGAATGTAGTTCCGGCACAGCGAGATGTAACCACACATGTATAAACACACAAGGATCGTTCAGATGCTCATGTAGAAGCGGCTATAACTTATCAAGCGATGGCAGAACATGTTCAG ACGTTAACGAATGTAGTTCCGGCACAGCAAGATGTAGCCACACATGTACCAACACAGAAGGTTCATTTAGGTGCTCGTGTAGAAGCGGGTATAGTTTATCGGGCGACGGAAGGACATGTTCAG ATATTGACGAATGTAGCTCCAGCGCAGCGAGATGTGATCACACATGTACCAACACACTAGGCTCATTCACATGCACCTGTAGAAGCGGCTATAGTTTATCGAACGACGGCAGAACTTGTTCTG ATATAAACGAGTGTAGTTCCGGCACCGCGAGATGTAATCACACATGTACCAACACACAAGGTTCATTCAGATGCTCCTGTAGAAGTGGCTATAACTTAGCGAGTGACGGCAGAACATGTTCTG ATATTAACGAGTGTACTTCTGGCACAGCGGTATGTAATCACACTTGTACCAATACACAAGGCTCTTTCACGTGTTCCTGTAGAAGCGGCTATAGCTTATCGAGCGACGGCAAGACTTGTTCTG ACATAGACGAATGTAGTTCCGGCACAGCGCGATGTAACAACACATGCTCCAACACACAAGGATCTTTCAGTTGTTCCTGTTTAAGCGGCTATATTTTATCGAGCAACGGCAAAACATGTTCAG ATATTGACGAGTGCAGTTCCGGTATAGCGAGATGTAGTCACACATGTACGAACACACAAGGCTCATTCACATGTTCCTGTAGAAGCGGCTATCGTGTATCAAGCGACGGAAGAACATGTTCAG AAATTGACGAGTGTAGTTCTGGCACAGCAAGATGTAATCACATATGTACCAACACGCAAGGCTCATACACATGTTCCTGTAGAAGCGGGTATAGTTTAGCAAGCGACGGCAGATCATGTTCTG ACATTGATGAGTGTAGTTCCGGCACAGCGAGATGTAGTCACACATGTACTAACACACTTGGCTCATTCACATGTTCCTGTAGAAGCGGCTATAGTTTATCGAGCGACGGCAGATCATGTTCTG ACGTTAACGAGTGTAGTTCCGGCACAGCGGGATGTAATCACACATGTACCAACACACAAGGGTCATTCACATGCTCTTGTAAAAGCGGTTATAGTTTATCGAGCGACCTGAAAAGATGTTTAG ACATTGACGAGTGTAGTTCCGGCACAGCGAGCTGTAACCACACATGTACCAACACACAAGGGTCATTCAGATGCTACTGTAGAAGCGGCTATACTTTAGCAAGTGATGACAGAAAATGCTACG ATATTGACGAGTGCAGTTCCGGTATAGCGAGATGTAGTCACACATGTACGAACACACAAGGCTCATTCACATGTTCCTGTAGAAGCGGCTATCGTTTATCAAGCGACGGAAGAACATGTTCAG AAATTGACGAGTGTAGTTCTGGCACAGCAAGATGTAATCACATATGTACCAACACGCAAGGCTCATACACATGTTCCTGTAGAAGCGGGTATAGTTTAGCAAGCGACGGCAGATCATGTTCTG ACATTGATGAGTGTAGTTCCGGCACAGCGAGATGTAGTCACACATGTACTAACACACTTGGCTCATTCACATGTTCCTGTAGAAGCGGCTATAGTTTATCGAGCGACGGCAGATCATGTTCTG ACGTTAACGAGTGTAGTTCCGGCACAGCGGGATGTAATCACACATGTACCAACACACAAGGGTCATTCACATGTTCTTGTAAAAGCGGTTATAGTTTATCGAGCGACCTTAAAAGATGTTTAG ACATTGACGAGTGTAGTTCCGGCACAGCGAGCTGTAACCACACATGTACCAACACACAAGGGTCATTCAGATGCTCCTGTAGAAGCGGCTATACTTTAGCAAGTGATGACAGAAAATGTTACG ACATTGACGAGTGTAGTTTCGGAACAGCGAGATGTAATCAAACGTGTACAAACACACAAGGTTTATTTAAGTGCTCATGTGGAAACGGCTATACTTTAGCGAATGATGACAGATCATGTTTTG ATATAGACGAGTGTAGTTTTGGCACAGCGAGATGCAACCACACATGTACCAACACACAAGGTTCATTCAGCTGCTCCTGTACAAGCGGTTTTACATTGGCGAATGACAGCAGAACATGTTACG ATGATGATGAATGCAATGACGAGACGCACTTGTGTGATCACCTCTGTGCAAACGAAGAAGGGGCGTATAGCTGTTCCTGTAAGACAGGATATTCCTTGAACACAAACAATCGCACTTGTTCAG AGATGACAAGTCCTACCGGTATGGCGTTGACCGCTTCACTTACTTCATCCGGAACAATAGTTGCTGTTGTGGTGGCTGtcattgtttttcttgcaataaGGAG ATGCCGATCAAAGCTTGGGACAAAGACGGACCATCGGGTCTCTTATAACAATG
- the LOC128234467 gene encoding fibrillin-3-like isoform X4, with protein sequence MYAKVLFLCSVGILYIRGCEGGYCTQYTTCSYSCYRKTTYYTSCGWLWLSRCRRYRSASDTCYKQCSQSSKCCTGYNGLNCAQPICYGSNSCPNGGTCTAPDTCRCRTGFSGTKCSDINECSSGRARCNHTCINTQGSFRCSCRSGYNLSSDGRTCSDVNECSSGTARCNHTCINTQGSFRCSCRSGYNLSSDGRSCSDVNECSSGTARCNHTCINTQGSFRCSCRSGYNLSSDGRTCSDVNECSSGTARCNHTCINTQGSFRCSCRSGYNLSSDGRTCSDVNECSSGTARCNHTCINTQGSFRCSCRSGYNLSSDGRTCSDVNECSSGTARCSHTCTNTEGSFRCSCRSGYSLSGDGRTCSDIDECSSSAARCDHTCTNTLGSFTCTCRSGYSLSNDGRTCSDINECSSGTARCNHTCTNTQGSFRCSCRSGYNLASDGRTCSDINECTSGTAVCNHTCTNTQGSFTCSCRSGYSLSSDGKTCSDIDECSSGTARCNNTCSNTQGSFSCSCLSGYILSSNGKTCSDIDECSSGIARCSHTCTNTQGSFTCSCRSGYRVSSDGRTCSEIDECSSGTARCNHICTNTQGSYTCSCRSGYSLASDGRSCSDIDECSSGTARCSHTCTNTLGSFTCSCRSGYSLSSDGRSCSDVNECSSGTAGCNHTCTNTQGSFTCSCKSGYSLSSDLKRCLDIDECSSGTASCNHTCTNTQGSFRCYCRSGYTLASDDRKCYDIDECSSGIARCSHTCTNTQGSFTCSCRSGYRLSSDGRTCSEIDECSSGTARCNHICTNTQGSYTCSCRSGYSLASDGRSCSDIDECSSGTARCSHTCTNTLGSFTCSCRSGYSLSSDGRSCSDVNECSSGTAGCNHTCTNTQGSFTCSCKSGYSLSSDLKRCLDIDECSSGTASCNHTCTNTQGSFRCSCRSGYTLASDDRKCYDIDECSFGTARCNQTCTNTQGLFKCSCGNGYTLANDDRSCFDIDECSFGTARCNHTCTNTQGSFSCSCTSGFTLANDSRTCYDDDECNDETHLCDHLCANEEGAYSCSCKTGYSLNTNNRTCSEMTSPTGMALTASLTSSGTIVAVVVAVIVFLAIRRCRSKLGTKTDHRVSYNNGGVVSFERLRAHTNQMSEYTENPYTSLSGVADYCAAQDKCQDNTDLSTDGMDNPTYDG encoded by the exons ATGTATGCAAAAGTGTTGTTTCTTTGTAGTGTTGGTATTTTATACATACg TGGATGTGAAGGCGGTTATTGTACTCAGTACACTACATGTTCATACAGTTGTTACCGTAAAACTACCTACTACACAAGTTGTGGCTGGTTGTGGCTGTCAAGATGTAGAAGATACAG ATCGGCTTCAGATACCTGCTACAAGCAGTGCAGTCAAAGCAGCAAGTGTTGTACCGGATATAACGGGTTGAATTGCGCTCAAC CAATCTGTTACGGATCAAACAGTTGCCCAAATGGCGGAACATGTACAGCCCCAGACACGTGCAGATGTCGTACTGGATTTTCCGGAACAAAATGTTCAG ATATAAACGAGTGTAGTTCTGGCAGAGCGAGATGTAACCACACATGTATAAACACACAAGGATCGTTCAGATGCTCATGTAGAAGCGGCTATAACTTATCAAGCGATGGCAGAACATGTTCAG ACGTTAACGAATGTAGTTCCGGCACAGCGAGATGTAACCACACATGTATAAACACACAAGGATCGTTCAGATGCTCATGTAGAAGCGGCTATAACTTATCAAGCGACGGCAGATCATGTTCAG ACGTTAACGAATGTAGTTCCGGCACAGCGAGATGTAACCACACATGTATAAACACACAAGGATCGTTCAGATGCTCATGTAGAAGCGGCTATAACTTATCAAGCGATGGCAGAACATGTTCAG ACGTTAACGAATGTAGTTCCGGCACAGCGAGATGTAACCACACATGTATAAACACACAAGGTTCGTTCAGATGCTCATGTAGAAGCGGCTATAACTTATCAAGCGATGGCAGAACATGTTCAG ACGTTAACGAATGTAGTTCCGGCACAGCGAGATGTAACCACACATGTATAAACACACAAGGATCGTTCAGATGCTCATGTAGAAGCGGCTATAACTTATCAAGCGATGGCAGAACATGTTCAG ACGTTAACGAATGTAGTTCCGGCACAGCAAGATGTAGCCACACATGTACCAACACAGAAGGTTCATTTAGGTGCTCGTGTAGAAGCGGGTATAGTTTATCGGGCGACGGAAGGACATGTTCAG ATATTGACGAATGTAGCTCCAGCGCAGCGAGATGTGATCACACATGTACCAACACACTAGGCTCATTCACATGCACCTGTAGAAGCGGCTATAGTTTATCGAACGACGGCAGAACTTGTTCTG ATATAAACGAGTGTAGTTCCGGCACCGCGAGATGTAATCACACATGTACCAACACACAAGGTTCATTCAGATGCTCCTGTAGAAGTGGCTATAACTTAGCGAGTGACGGCAGAACATGTTCTG ATATTAACGAGTGTACTTCTGGCACAGCGGTATGTAATCACACTTGTACCAATACACAAGGCTCTTTCACGTGTTCCTGTAGAAGCGGCTATAGCTTATCGAGCGACGGCAAGACTTGTTCTG ACATAGACGAATGTAGTTCCGGCACAGCGCGATGTAACAACACATGCTCCAACACACAAGGATCTTTCAGTTGTTCCTGTTTAAGCGGCTATATTTTATCGAGCAACGGCAAAACATGTTCAG ATATTGACGAGTGCAGTTCCGGTATAGCGAGATGTAGTCACACATGTACGAACACACAAGGCTCATTCACATGTTCCTGTAGAAGCGGCTATCGTGTATCAAGCGACGGAAGAACATGTTCAG AAATTGACGAGTGTAGTTCTGGCACAGCAAGATGTAATCACATATGTACCAACACGCAAGGCTCATACACATGTTCCTGTAGAAGCGGGTATAGTTTAGCAAGCGACGGCAGATCATGTTCTG ACATTGATGAGTGTAGTTCCGGCACAGCGAGATGTAGTCACACATGTACTAACACACTTGGCTCATTCACATGTTCCTGTAGAAGCGGCTATAGTTTATCGAGCGACGGCAGATCATGTTCTG ACGTTAACGAGTGTAGTTCCGGCACAGCGGGATGTAATCACACATGTACCAACACACAAGGGTCATTCACATGCTCTTGTAAAAGCGGTTATAGTTTATCGAGCGACCTGAAAAGATGTTTAG ACATTGACGAGTGTAGTTCCGGCACAGCGAGCTGTAACCACACATGTACCAACACACAAGGGTCATTCAGATGCTACTGTAGAAGCGGCTATACTTTAGCAAGTGATGACAGAAAATGCTACG ATATTGACGAGTGCAGTTCCGGTATAGCGAGATGTAGTCACACATGTACGAACACACAAGGCTCATTCACATGTTCCTGTAGAAGCGGCTATCGTTTATCAAGCGACGGAAGAACATGTTCAG AAATTGACGAGTGTAGTTCTGGCACAGCAAGATGTAATCACATATGTACCAACACGCAAGGCTCATACACATGTTCCTGTAGAAGCGGGTATAGTTTAGCAAGCGACGGCAGATCATGTTCTG ACATTGATGAGTGTAGTTCCGGCACAGCGAGATGTAGTCACACATGTACTAACACACTTGGCTCATTCACATGTTCCTGTAGAAGCGGCTATAGTTTATCGAGCGACGGCAGATCATGTTCTG ACGTTAACGAGTGTAGTTCCGGCACAGCGGGATGTAATCACACATGTACCAACACACAAGGGTCATTCACATGTTCTTGTAAAAGCGGTTATAGTTTATCGAGCGACCTTAAAAGATGTTTAG ACATTGACGAGTGTAGTTCCGGCACAGCGAGCTGTAACCACACATGTACCAACACACAAGGGTCATTCAGATGCTCCTGTAGAAGCGGCTATACTTTAGCAAGTGATGACAGAAAATGTTACG ACATTGACGAGTGTAGTTTCGGAACAGCGAGATGTAATCAAACGTGTACAAACACACAAGGTTTATTTAAGTGCTCATGTGGAAACGGCTATACTTTAGCGAATGATGACAGATCATGTTTTG ATATAGACGAGTGTAGTTTTGGCACAGCGAGATGCAACCACACATGTACCAACACACAAGGTTCATTCAGCTGCTCCTGTACAAGCGGTTTTACATTGGCGAATGACAGCAGAACATGTTACG ATGATGATGAATGCAATGACGAGACGCACTTGTGTGATCACCTCTGTGCAAACGAAGAAGGGGCGTATAGCTGTTCCTGTAAGACAGGATATTCCTTGAACACAAACAATCGCACTTGTTCAG AGATGACAAGTCCTACCGGTATGGCGTTGACCGCTTCACTTACTTCATCCGGAACAATAGTTGCTGTTGTGGTGGCTGtcattgtttttcttgcaataaGGAG ATGCCGATCAAAGCTTGGGACAAAGACGGACCATCGGGTCTCTTATAACAATG
- the LOC128234467 gene encoding fibrillin-2-like isoform X5, with the protein MYAKVLFLCSVGILYIRGCEGGYCTQYTTCSYSCYRKTTYYTSCGWLWLSRCRRYRSASDTCYKQCSQSSKCCTGYNGLNCAQPICYGSNSCPNGGTCTAPDTCRCRTGFSGTKCSDINECSSGTASCSQACINTQGSFRCSCRSGYWLSSDGRTCYDINECSSGRARCNHTCINTQGSFRCSCRSGYNLSSDGRTCSDVNECSSGTARCNHTCINTQGSFRCSCRSGYNLSSDGRSCSDVNECSSGTARCNHTCINTQGSFRCSCRSGYNLSSDGRTCSDVNECSSGTARCNHTCINTQGSFRCSCRSGYNLSSDGRTCSDVNECSSGTARCNHTCINTQGSFRCSCRSGYNLSSDGRTCSDIDECSSSAARCDHTCTNTLGSFTCTCRSGYSLSNDGRTCSDINECSSGTARCNHTCTNTQGSFRCSCRSGYNLASDGRTCSDINECTSGTAVCNHTCTNTQGSFTCSCRSGYSLSSDGKTCSDIDECSSGTARCNNTCSNTQGSFSCSCLSGYILSSNGKTCSDIDECSSGIARCSHTCTNTQGSFTCSCRSGYRVSSDGRTCSEIDECSSGTARCNHICTNTQGSYTCSCRSGYSLASDGRSCSDIDECSSGTARCSHTCTNTLGSFTCSCRSGYSLSSDGRSCSDVNECSSGTAGCNHTCTNTQGSFTCSCKSGYSLSSDLKRCLDIDECSSGTASCNHTCTNTQGSFRCYCRSGYTLASDDRKCYDIDECSSGIARCSHTCTNTQGSFTCSCRSGYRLSSDGRTCSEIDECSSGTARCNHICTNTQGSYTCSCRSGYSLASDGRSCSDIDECSSGTARCSHTCTNTLGSFTCSCRSGYSLSSDGRSCSDVNECSSGTAGCNHTCTNTQGSFTCSCKSGYSLSSDLKRCLDIDECSSGTASCNHTCTNTQGSFRCSCRSGYTLASDDRKCYDIDECSFGTARCNQTCTNTQGLFKCSCGNGYTLANDDRSCFDIDECSFGTARCNHTCTNTQGSFSCSCTSGFTLANDSRTCYDDDECNDETHLCDHLCANEEGAYSCSCKTGYSLNTNNRTCSEMTSPTGMALTASLTSSGTIVAVVVAVIVFLAIRRCRSKLGTKTDHRVSYNNGGVVSFERLRAHTNQMSEYTENPYTSLSGVADYCAAQDKCQDNTDLSTDGMDNPTYDG; encoded by the exons ATGTATGCAAAAGTGTTGTTTCTTTGTAGTGTTGGTATTTTATACATACg TGGATGTGAAGGCGGTTATTGTACTCAGTACACTACATGTTCATACAGTTGTTACCGTAAAACTACCTACTACACAAGTTGTGGCTGGTTGTGGCTGTCAAGATGTAGAAGATACAG ATCGGCTTCAGATACCTGCTACAAGCAGTGCAGTCAAAGCAGCAAGTGTTGTACCGGATATAACGGGTTGAATTGCGCTCAAC CAATCTGTTACGGATCAAACAGTTGCCCAAATGGCGGAACATGTACAGCCCCAGACACGTGCAGATGTCGTACTGGATTTTCCGGAACAAAATGTTCAG ATATTAACGAATGTAGTTCCGGCACAGCGAGCTGTAGCCAAGCATGTATCAACACACAAGGTTCATTCAGGTGCTCTTGTAGAAGCGGTTATTGGTTATCGAGCGACGGCAGAACATGTTATG ATATAAACGAGTGTAGTTCTGGCAGAGCGAGATGTAACCACACATGTATAAACACACAAGGATCGTTCAGATGCTCATGTAGAAGCGGCTATAACTTATCAAGCGATGGCAGAACATGTTCAG ACGTTAACGAATGTAGTTCCGGCACAGCGAGATGTAACCACACATGTATAAACACACAAGGATCGTTCAGATGCTCATGTAGAAGCGGCTATAACTTATCAAGCGACGGCAGATCATGTTCAG ACGTTAACGAATGTAGTTCCGGCACAGCGAGATGTAACCACACATGTATAAACACACAAGGATCGTTCAGATGCTCATGTAGAAGCGGCTATAACTTATCAAGCGATGGCAGAACATGTTCAG ACGTTAACGAATGTAGTTCCGGCACAGCGAGATGTAACCACACATGTATAAACACACAAGGTTCGTTCAGATGCTCATGTAGAAGCGGCTATAACTTATCAAGCGATGGCAGAACATGTTCAG ACGTTAACGAATGTAGTTCCGGCACAGCGAGATGTAACCACACATGTATAAACACACAAGGATCGTTCAGATGCTCATGTAGAAGCGGCTATAACTTATCAAGCGATGGCAGAACATGTTCAG ATATTGACGAATGTAGCTCCAGCGCAGCGAGATGTGATCACACATGTACCAACACACTAGGCTCATTCACATGCACCTGTAGAAGCGGCTATAGTTTATCGAACGACGGCAGAACTTGTTCTG ATATAAACGAGTGTAGTTCCGGCACCGCGAGATGTAATCACACATGTACCAACACACAAGGTTCATTCAGATGCTCCTGTAGAAGTGGCTATAACTTAGCGAGTGACGGCAGAACATGTTCTG ATATTAACGAGTGTACTTCTGGCACAGCGGTATGTAATCACACTTGTACCAATACACAAGGCTCTTTCACGTGTTCCTGTAGAAGCGGCTATAGCTTATCGAGCGACGGCAAGACTTGTTCTG ACATAGACGAATGTAGTTCCGGCACAGCGCGATGTAACAACACATGCTCCAACACACAAGGATCTTTCAGTTGTTCCTGTTTAAGCGGCTATATTTTATCGAGCAACGGCAAAACATGTTCAG ATATTGACGAGTGCAGTTCCGGTATAGCGAGATGTAGTCACACATGTACGAACACACAAGGCTCATTCACATGTTCCTGTAGAAGCGGCTATCGTGTATCAAGCGACGGAAGAACATGTTCAG AAATTGACGAGTGTAGTTCTGGCACAGCAAGATGTAATCACATATGTACCAACACGCAAGGCTCATACACATGTTCCTGTAGAAGCGGGTATAGTTTAGCAAGCGACGGCAGATCATGTTCTG ACATTGATGAGTGTAGTTCCGGCACAGCGAGATGTAGTCACACATGTACTAACACACTTGGCTCATTCACATGTTCCTGTAGAAGCGGCTATAGTTTATCGAGCGACGGCAGATCATGTTCTG ACGTTAACGAGTGTAGTTCCGGCACAGCGGGATGTAATCACACATGTACCAACACACAAGGGTCATTCACATGCTCTTGTAAAAGCGGTTATAGTTTATCGAGCGACCTGAAAAGATGTTTAG ACATTGACGAGTGTAGTTCCGGCACAGCGAGCTGTAACCACACATGTACCAACACACAAGGGTCATTCAGATGCTACTGTAGAAGCGGCTATACTTTAGCAAGTGATGACAGAAAATGCTACG ATATTGACGAGTGCAGTTCCGGTATAGCGAGATGTAGTCACACATGTACGAACACACAAGGCTCATTCACATGTTCCTGTAGAAGCGGCTATCGTTTATCAAGCGACGGAAGAACATGTTCAG AAATTGACGAGTGTAGTTCTGGCACAGCAAGATGTAATCACATATGTACCAACACGCAAGGCTCATACACATGTTCCTGTAGAAGCGGGTATAGTTTAGCAAGCGACGGCAGATCATGTTCTG ACATTGATGAGTGTAGTTCCGGCACAGCGAGATGTAGTCACACATGTACTAACACACTTGGCTCATTCACATGTTCCTGTAGAAGCGGCTATAGTTTATCGAGCGACGGCAGATCATGTTCTG ACGTTAACGAGTGTAGTTCCGGCACAGCGGGATGTAATCACACATGTACCAACACACAAGGGTCATTCACATGTTCTTGTAAAAGCGGTTATAGTTTATCGAGCGACCTTAAAAGATGTTTAG ACATTGACGAGTGTAGTTCCGGCACAGCGAGCTGTAACCACACATGTACCAACACACAAGGGTCATTCAGATGCTCCTGTAGAAGCGGCTATACTTTAGCAAGTGATGACAGAAAATGTTACG ACATTGACGAGTGTAGTTTCGGAACAGCGAGATGTAATCAAACGTGTACAAACACACAAGGTTTATTTAAGTGCTCATGTGGAAACGGCTATACTTTAGCGAATGATGACAGATCATGTTTTG ATATAGACGAGTGTAGTTTTGGCACAGCGAGATGCAACCACACATGTACCAACACACAAGGTTCATTCAGCTGCTCCTGTACAAGCGGTTTTACATTGGCGAATGACAGCAGAACATGTTACG ATGATGATGAATGCAATGACGAGACGCACTTGTGTGATCACCTCTGTGCAAACGAAGAAGGGGCGTATAGCTGTTCCTGTAAGACAGGATATTCCTTGAACACAAACAATCGCACTTGTTCAG AGATGACAAGTCCTACCGGTATGGCGTTGACCGCTTCACTTACTTCATCCGGAACAATAGTTGCTGTTGTGGTGGCTGtcattgtttttcttgcaataaGGAG ATGCCGATCAAAGCTTGGGACAAAGACGGACCATCGGGTCTCTTATAACAATG